The Pseudarthrobacter sp. BIM B-2242 region GCCGCGCCCAGGTACACCTGCTGGACCATCCTGTCCGCCTTGAGTTCCGCGGAAGTCCCGGAGGTCAGGACGCGGCCGCCGCTCATGAGGTAGCCGCGGTCGGCCAGGCCCAGGGCCGCGTGCGCGTTCTGCTCCACCAGGACGATGGTCAGTCCGGATTCCCGGCGCAGTTCACCCAGCACCTCCATGATCCGCGCGGTCATCTGCGGTGCGAGCCCCAGGCTGGGTTCATCCAGCAGCATCACTTTCGGACGGCTGAGCATGGCCCGGCCGATCGCCAGCATCTGCTGTTCGCCGCCGCTGAGTGTGCCGGCGAGCTGGTTGGACCGCTCGGACAGCCGCGGGAAGATATCGAACACCCGCTCAATGGTGGCTTTGGCGGTGCCTGCGCGGCGGGACACATAGCCGCCGAGGACCAGATTGTCGTGGACTGTCAGTGAGGAGAACACCTGGCGGCCCTCGGGAACCAGGACGCAGCCCAGCTTCACCACGCCGGCCTGCGAGAGCCTTTCGGTCCCGTGGCCAGCCATCCTGATATTCCCGCGCCGCAGCTTGTGGGACCGGGCCACGACGTTGAGCAGGGTGCTTTTCCCCGCGCCGTTGGGCCCGATGATCGTGACGATCTCGCCTTCCGCGGCTTCGAAGGAAACGTCGTAGAGGACCTGGGCGCGGCCGTAAGAGTAACTGACATTTGAGACTTCGAGCATGGCGCTCATCGAATGACCTCCGGTTCAAGGGGCTGGTCCGTGGCATCTACGGAGTCACTGGGGACGCCCAGGTAGGCATCGATTACGGCCTGGTCGCCCTGCACCTCGGCAGGGCTACCGATCTTGAGGGTGGCACCGAAGTTGACCACATGGACCCTGTCGGCCGAAGCCATAACAAACTCCATATCGTGTTCGATCACCAGGACGGCAATTCCTTCGCGGCCCAGCTGTCGAAGGAGCACCAGCAGTGATTTCTTCTCCGCCTTGTTGAGGCCGGCGCAGGGCTCATCGAGCAGCAGCACCTTCGGATTGGCCACCAGTGCGCGGGCAATCTCGATCTTTTTCTGCTGGCCCAAGGACAGGTTTTTGGCATCCTCAGCCGCAAAGGCGGCCAGTCCCAGACGGTCCAGGACCTCGTGTGCCAGCCTGTCCAGCTCCCGCTCCTCGCGGAGAGCCCCGGGAGTGGGGAGAGACGAGCGGAGCATACCGATATTCCCGCGCAGATGCGCTCCCACCTTGACGGTGGACAGCACATCCATGCCTTCGAAGAGGCACGGCGTCTGAAACGAACGGCTCAGTCCGTGCTGCGCCACGACGTGGGCGGGTTTGCCGGTGATTTCCTCGTCAAGGATGGAGACTGTTCCCGCCGTCGGCAGCAGGTTTCCGGAGAGAAGGTTCACCAAGGTGGACTTGCCGGCGCCGTTCGGTCCGATCACCGCGAGCACCTCACCGGCGTGGATGTCCAGGGAGATATGGTCGACGGCAGTGACGCCGCCGAAGCGCTTCACCAGCCCACGGGCCTGCAGGACTACCTCGCCTAGGGCATGGCCTTCGCGTTCCCGGACGGCGTCATCCGCTGACCGGGCCTGCGCCATGGTCACGTACTCTTCCTGGTCTGCTTCGGCGGCGGTCTCCCGAGCGGCCGCCTTCCGCTTGAACTTCCGGACGATGCTTGCTGCAACCCCCACGATCCCGTCCGGTCGCAGGATCAGAATGACCACAAGCAGTGCGCCCAGAACCAGCGTCTGGCCCGCACCAACGGCGGCAGAGCCCAACAGCTGCGTCAGGACGCCTTCGATGCTCTGGTGCAGGAATTCCAGGACCACCGCACCAATCACCGCACCCCACGGGGAGCGCATGCCGCCAAGGACGGCAATGACCAGCACATCGATGGCGGTGGCCACGCCAAAGGGCGGCGGATTCACGTACATGACCTGGTGCGCGTACAGCGATCCGGCCAGGCTGCTGATCACGGCGGATGCCACAAACACCCGCGTCTTGGAGGCGGCAATATTAATGCCGGCGGAGGCGGCGGCGGCCTCATGGCCGCGGATGGCTTTGAGGGCGCGCCCTTCGCGGCCCACAGCAAGCCGCAGGCAACCCCAGAGGACCAGGCCAACGATGAGCCAGTTCAGGATGAAGTGCTGGCCGGTGTCAAAGAGTTCAAATCCGAAGACGTCCAGGGCGGAAAGGGGAAGGCCGGAGGAACCGCCGGTGATTTCAAGGTTGTTGACCAGCAGGAAGAAGACTTCACTGAGGGCGAGGGTTCCCATGGCGAGAAAGTGTCCACGAAGCCGGAAGATGGGCCGTCCCAACATGTACGCGGCACCCCCCGCCAAAGCGGCGCTCACGATGATGGCGAGGATACCCAGCCAGCCAAAGTTCATGGTCAGCAGTGCGCTGCCGTAGGCACCGATTCCGTAGAAGGCGCCGACGGCGAGCGAGAACTGGCCTGCGTAGCCGGTCACCAGAATCATGCCGAGTGCGAGGAGGGCCATCAGGCCAACGCTTGCACCAATGCCCTGCCAGTAGTCGCTGAGCCCAAGTCCGGCAGCGGCAACCACCACGACCCACATCAGGGCGGCAGCACCGTGGGACCATTTCAGGCCGTTTCCGCTCAGGCTGACGGGCAGTGCTGCCCTTGCATTCTTGCGATCGTTCTCGGTGAGGGAGGACCTAGACACGTTCGACCACCAACTTTCGGGTCAGGCCTTGCGGACGCAGGATCAGGAGGGCAATAAGGAGCACGAACAGGATGGTCTCCGAGTGCGCCGTGGAAATGCTCCGGGACGCCACGTTTTCCACCAGGGCAATGAGGAAGCCGCCCGCCAGGGTGAGCCCGATCTTGTCGAAGCCGCCCAGGATGGCGGCTATGAAGCCTTTGAGTCCGAGGGCGAACCCGGCACCGACGGTGATGAACGACGT contains the following coding sequences:
- a CDS encoding ATP-binding cassette domain-containing protein; this translates as MSRSSLTENDRKNARAALPVSLSGNGLKWSHGAAALMWVVVVAAAGLGLSDYWQGIGASVGLMALLALGMILVTGYAGQFSLAVGAFYGIGAYGSALLTMNFGWLGILAIIVSAALAGGAAYMLGRPIFRLRGHFLAMGTLALSEVFFLLVNNLEITGGSSGLPLSALDVFGFELFDTGQHFILNWLIVGLVLWGCLRLAVGREGRALKAIRGHEAAAASAGINIAASKTRVFVASAVISSLAGSLYAHQVMYVNPPPFGVATAIDVLVIAVLGGMRSPWGAVIGAVVLEFLHQSIEGVLTQLLGSAAVGAGQTLVLGALLVVILILRPDGIVGVAASIVRKFKRKAAARETAAEADQEEYVTMAQARSADDAVREREGHALGEVVLQARGLVKRFGGVTAVDHISLDIHAGEVLAVIGPNGAGKSTLVNLLSGNLLPTAGTVSILDEEITGKPAHVVAQHGLSRSFQTPCLFEGMDVLSTVKVGAHLRGNIGMLRSSLPTPGALREERELDRLAHEVLDRLGLAAFAAEDAKNLSLGQQKKIEIARALVANPKVLLLDEPCAGLNKAEKKSLLVLLRQLGREGIAVLVIEHDMEFVMASADRVHVVNFGATLKIGSPAEVQGDQAVIDAYLGVPSDSVDATDQPLEPEVIR
- a CDS encoding ABC transporter ATP-binding protein; its protein translation is MSAMLEVSNVSYSYGRAQVLYDVSFEAAEGEIVTIIGPNGAGKSTLLNVVARSHKLRRGNIRMAGHGTERLSQAGVVKLGCVLVPEGRQVFSSLTVHDNLVLGGYVSRRAGTAKATIERVFDIFPRLSERSNQLAGTLSGGEQQMLAIGRAMLSRPKVMLLDEPSLGLAPQMTARIMEVLGELRRESGLTIVLVEQNAHAALGLADRGYLMSGGRVLTSGTSAELKADRMVQQVYLGAAADPDATRQDPTQRSATGQPAAALSAEAK